The Cardiocondyla obscurior isolate alpha-2009 linkage group LG24, Cobs3.1, whole genome shotgun sequence sequence ttttttttttcgtagcttATTTTGTTACTCTATTCGTTATAATTACGCTGTGTTATTACAACGCGCTTGTATACTTGCATATATACAAGACCAACGTAATCCTGCAAattcttcattttttaaacgtcttaaaacttttatacaTCGAACGATAAATCGGTAAGTTCAAAGGAAACAGTCTAAACCGATTTAAACAATCGCACAAACACATCGACACTTCTATACAAAGATATAGTCGTGCCAATTTATTATTCCGtgtataaaagtattattcgttaattacaatatatataaatctatatatatataatttacaaaataaatttttataacaaaccGTTGCTTTTACTACGAGAAAATTCGTAAAAAGTttttcacaattataataaatttgcttGCATATTATATTACTTGAACGAGATCGTTAATAAACGCGATGGAGTGGCCTGActaaagtatattattttatgtctaataatgttatattcaatttttagaATGCAAGGCAAAGATGAATaaccattatttttatataacaacaAACTTAtcgttactttttaaatattatttcgtttttctttttctgtattttaGTCTCGGATGTTGGGTTCTATGGTAACGTAATAGATCGAAGTGATATTTTCATTGAACGATATTGGCACTAAAGCAGTTAATAGATTGCTATTTATGTAGAAATGACTGCACTGAAATTATATTGGTACAAGGGATACTTTTGTTTCGTTGCGTGCGCGCGCTCTTTACTAAATATAATGCGTACATCTTTCAATTGTAAACATTGAActtgattttatttgaataaaatttatttgacgaATAAGATATtgtgttaaattaattgaacaccttactttttaaatacaaatgctctttaaaattattatcctaTATTgcgtagattaaaaaatattggttTAACGGTATAATCAAAGAATGTGTTTAAGAACAGAATAACTTTTATACATTCTACTTCCCCGTCTACACGAAAGAAAATCACATTTACATATACGTGAACATGCAAGTTATAGCTTTGATTAATAAGCGATAAAAGTTCaagttactttttattattttatatttatttttatattttttcgacATGTAACTATGTGAGATTCTACagattttaattgatcgatttaaataaatacccgtttacaaaagaaatgttGCTGAACCTTACCTACTAAAATGGATTTAAACGTATATAATGTGTAGATATACATAGAGTAATGACGCTTATAGATGCGCGTGAGTGggatattttacaaaaaataatcgcacaattttcttaaaactttAACGATAGAGAAGAACGTATATTTCTAGTCggtttaaagtaaattatattttattgtatgaAGCTATTGCAATAGGGGTATAATTAAGTACTTTAtcgataatatttcaaaatattctaGTTGTCGCTAGGGGGAACAGAGTGACGCTTATTACTAACTTGTCTATTTGGCTTATGTTTGCGTTTTCGAGATCCCGACGTGGGCATCGGTGATGCTTCAGCTCCCGACGACGTTACAGTCTCTGGAGATTTAAAGctgcaaatatataaaatgaacacaattttatataagacaataataagaaaaagagataagtttgaaaaaaaaaaaaaaatattaaagcatatgggtattctaataattacataatatgaTTACTACAAAATTTGTCGTGTAAATGTTTTGAtgcaaaggaaaaaagaatgcAAGCGAGATTAACGAATCAAACAGAAGGAAACGATAGGGTGAAGCGCAACCCAGACAACACACATATATCCGAGAAACATTTTACAAATATCCGATAGGGATATTATATGgatacgaattatttttatttatcagcaactcaatattatttttcataaagattattatattgttaataacTGGACTCGCGTCCAGTCGGATATTTATAGGATATCGTGTGCTGTCTGGGAACGTACTTACGTTGCATAAGCGTCACTGGTGTATGCCATActttttaacttattaatatttgcggCTGTACCTGCAATACACACACAAGACTATATATTCTGTGTCAATTTGAATAGATTTGCTGTATTATGAAGTGTGTATTAgcacattataaatttaaatacggCTAAAAGCTCCCTGAGTACTCGCCGCGACCATGTCGGATTGTCAGAAACGAGATATTTACATGCTAAAACTTCGTCTGTTCTATTATCGAACaaacagatattttaataaaaaaatactttaaattactTTAGCAAACTCGTAACATACAacagaaactttttttttttttccttggaAGGTTGAGTTAATAAGCAGCCGTTAAATAAACGTGATACAAAATGCAGTCACACATGTACACACACAGATAAAATAAGCGTGGctataatttcatttaaagTCCCATTTTTCGAGTGTAAAGTTGtaagaaatactttttttttatttatctgtgcaatgtatatgtatgcacCAAATGGAAGCACTgcaatgcattttttttttgtaagaaaagCTCGCATGAAACAGATTTGATGCTGGGAGCTGGGATTAAATTATAAGGTATAATTAATCTATGAGGTATCCTGAACATGTCGCGTTTTATTGCTGTTAAagacatattaaatatagacGATTGAAGGTAATGAGTGTTAAAAACATTAAGTAAAACGTACGACGTTGAAAAGCCAAATAATCGGAAGTATTCTATCAGCTCTGATAtactattttctatttctgtcttttgcaaataaaaagcataaaatgatagaaatatcgatttctttataatcactttttaaaatataatttacaagttataattttttgcagtTGGTGCAATTAATAGAAACTAAACTTACCTTGAAGAGGAAGGTGAAAATTTTGCTTTCGTAGGATTTAAGGACCTTACATTACGTCTAGTAGAAGGCAGCCATCGTCTATTAGCAAGTTGACTACAAAGTATAGGATAACAAGaccaatataaataaaagaaacggaaaatatgttctaataaaaaagtaaGTACCAATGTAACGAACGAAAAATGGCAAAAGTGAAATAATGCAGggtaaaaagaatattttaaagatttagaTCAGTGCTTGGAATTAATagctttttttaaactaattttcgaaataatgCTTAGCGTATTTTACTATTGCTTTTAAGATGCAGTATTATTAATTCCAAGTACTGATCTATACTTCGCCAAATGAGAACCCAGAATCGGAGCGCGTATAAGCAGGCGAAAtagaaagaatatattttacagtaCGCTCTTCTTTCGCTCCATAAACGTTTTCCGTTTTTTAAGCCTAacgtatatataatagaaCATGCGAGTTTTCAATTTACtagtgcaataaaatataatttttatactttaccTTCACGAACAAGgttttacttattaaataatatgcattttaGCTAAGATACTAACCTGGCTGGAGGATTTGTAGGTGGTGCTGGTAAAGCTAATTGTTCTGAAGCTGGATAAACATTATTAACAGTAGTTGAATTTGCACCATCGATCGCACCAACAACACGACGTGTACGTGATTGCCACTCGTGATTAAAGCTCTCTGCTTCTTCTACATtaagtacaaaaataaaaagtgtaaaaaatttataatatacaaataagatttcttttgtacaaattattaataagttttCATTATTTGTAAGAGCGCGGAAAAAGTACCTTCatcaagattaataaattcttgtCTTTCTTCTTCATCACCATGATAATTTCGTTCTCTTTCAAGGATATGTGCTCTATCACCAATATGATGACCAATAGCCATTTTCTTAGTTCCAGTACGAGAATCACTTACAGTCTTTTTAGTTTCTTTAATACCACCAGGAGCCATTCTTGTAGATGTAGTTTCTTGATATACTTGTGGGCGGCCGTCTGGACCACTGGACATAGTCATTACTGATTGGCTCATAAATGAATGACAATTTCCATTACCTCCCATGTTCTcctgtatatttaatatataacttgTAGTAAATcatgtacaataaaatatataaattaaacattttcatttttaatactgagatctatatttcttttaattttttattaattttttatttaaacaattaatcaatatttttattattttataattaactgtCTTTGCTACTTACAAAACCCATTCTTCCAAAGTGAGAATCAAATAGAGAGACTGGCATATCACTATGAAGATTTCTACCATAATGAGGCATAAGTGCATTTTGTCCCATCATGTCAAATGGATCAGAGAACATGGAATTCATCATGCTGTTCATCTGTCTCATAGTGTTATGCATGGATCTGTATTATGTGAATAAACaacattattaaaacaacattaaaaataattaaaaaaaaaaaattgatttaataaaaattaaagtttgttgattataaatatattattataattggtCTCGAATTAGGACTGCGATCTTGATAGTTTACGTCAAAAATCAGATAATTATTGTATGTAACGACGtgctgcctttttttttcaatatatattaaagtattaaacgATTAAGGTAGAGTGACATTACGAGCGAGAACGATCCGAGTTCAGTGCTAAGGGGAAGCAGCAAATGGATGTGCGTGTATCCGTGGTCAAGTCGTAGCAAAACTTACCCAAACATATTAAACATATCGTCATCACCCATGAACGATCGAAATAGCGACATTTTGAGGAATGTCTTGGGACGCTTGTGCTtcaaaattcgaaaaattcaCCTGCACGATCAATAGACGGAGGATTTTCGACTCTACGGACAAGAATGGCCGAACTAGGAGCGAGTCGAACAACTGGAACGAGGGGAGAAGCGAACAAGTGCAAGTAGACGTGAGCACTTTTTCCACTCGTGGAAATTTCCAGACCGTCCGGAGATGAACGCAGAATGCCGTAAACTGTACGTATAACGACTGACGATGCTCTCGCGAGGCTCGCGTCCGTCAATGGCGTACAATGTAAAGTTGGCCGCGTGTCGAGGCACTTTCGGGACGCAGCCATCTTTCTAGTGGCTCCAATGGCACACGCAGCCAATCGGTGGCTTGCTTTCGGATCGAAAACCTAATACACAATGCGACAAAGCAGATGGTGGAAAGGAGATTTCCGGTCTCCGAGTCGGATCATGTATCCGCTTGTTCATATGCGAAGCGTACAGCATGTGCTCATGGCTACGTGTAACGGTCAGTTTCTCGATGCTTCTCTCTCGTTAAATTACGCTGACGGTGTGCGGTAAAGTCGATCACAGATATGCCAGATGTAGTTTATTACGATGAAGTAGAAATCGAAGACTTCGAGTATGACGAGGACGAGGAGATGTATTACTATCCGTGTCCGTGTGGCGATCAGTTCCAAATATCTCTCGTCGATCTTGCGGCTGGCGAAGTAGAAGTTACGTGTCCCTCTTGTTCCCTCGTGATCAAAGTAATTTACGATAGAGAGCTCTTTCGAATTAAGCAAGAGGAGCTCGAGAAGAAGAgcaagaaaaaagatttagcAGTTGAAAAAGTTtaaggtaaattaatttatttctggtTCGTACGAACCGAGCactttgtttaaataaatgtactctgtatttgatgtattttgttaatattttgcaagatTTACATGTGAATATATGTTATATTAGGAAATACGAGGTATCCGCGAGAACAATGGCGGGGCGCAATAGAAAGCCTACCATGTCCTTTTCTATAGAGCAGTTGGGTATTTCTAAAGGGGAGACATTACCAGCACCAGTTTTGCAACCGTCTCTAAGTTATCCTCAATTAGATTGCAAGCCTCAGCCTATCCAGCTAACTACTGAAATAAGTTATCTTATAGAATTGAAAAGGGATTTTACGGAATATATGCGAGAGTCACCGAATAATGTGCAGGCTTCCATATTGAATGAAGATATCGAACGATTCTGCGAAGACATCGAGGATACTAATACAGAACGTGATAAGTCCAAATATGAAGCATATTACGATTGGGATATAATGccaattgaattaaaattatcgagaAAACGAAAATCTCGTCAGCAAAATGTAAGCTGgagtaaaaagaagaaggataTGGATATTGCGAAAAAGTTAGCAGAATTGGAGAAAACGGAAAACGTACACCAACCTGTGGAGGAAGAGGCTAAAGAAGAAGGGAACGAAGAAGAGAACAATGAAGGAAAGGAGATAGGAGATCAGGTTAAGgaggatgaagaagaaatagaCGAAATGGACGATGGAACCGATTACGCAAATGAATACTTCGAGAATGGCGACAATTATTACAGCGAAGATGACAATGACGACGATCAATTTTttgatacataaaaatttctattacgGACAAGGAAATTCGTTCTATCACTACTTCAGAAGCAATGGCTGGTTTTTAGGATTAAGAGGTGctctgattttttaataccaaCGAGCTGTCGTGAGTATAttggaataaatattaattaaaattttgttatactACAAAAAACcacgcgatattttttaagaggtcccaattataaattacgaaaaaaaaatcatgtgacttaccaatctgcatgagcatcggcgatacttatttaaaagtaGCTTCGTCGATACTAGAAAAAactacgtaatattttttaagaggtctcaattataaattacgaaaaaaaatcatgtgacttaccaatctggATGAGCATCAGcgatacttacttaaaagtagCTTCGTCGATACTAGAAAAAactacgtaatattttttaagaggtcccaattataaattacgaaaaaaaatcatgtgacttaccaatctgcatgagcatcagcgatacttatttaaaagtaGCTTCGTCGATACTagaaaaaattacgtaatattttttaagaggtcccaattataaattacggaaaaaaaatcatgtgacttaccaatctgcatgagcatcagcggtacttacttaaaagtagCTTCGCCGATGCctgatgcctatccgaggcctactcctcctctcagatgagacgtgtcgagtcatccttccgtgtacaagtcactcgcgaac is a genomic window containing:
- the Mlf gene encoding myeloid leukemia factor isoform X2, yielding MSLFRSFMGDDDMFNMFGSMHNTMRQMNSMMNSMFSDPFDMMGQNALMPHYGRNLHSDMPVSLFDSHFGRMGFENMGGNGNCHSFMSQSVMTMSSGPDGRPQVYQETTSTRMAPGGIKETKKTVSDSRTGTKKMAIGHHIGDRAHILERERNYHGDEEERQEFINLDEEEAESFNHEWQSRTRRVVGAIDGANSTTVNNVYPASEQLALPAPPTNPPASFKSPETVTSSGAEASPMPTSGSRKRKHKPNRQVSNKRHSVPPSDN
- the Mlf gene encoding myeloid leukemia factor isoform X1, which translates into the protein MSLFRSFMGDDDMFNMFGSMHNTMRQMNSMMNSMFSDPFDMMGQNALMPHYGRNLHSDMPVSLFDSHFGRMGFENMGGNGNCHSFMSQSVMTMSSGPDGRPQVYQETTSTRMAPGGIKETKKTVSDSRTGTKKMAIGHHIGDRAHILERERNYHGDEEERQEFINLDEEEAESFNHEWQSRTRRVVGAIDGANSTTVNNVYPASEQLALPAPPTNPPASQLANRRWLPSTRRNVRSLNPTKAKFSPSSSSFKSPETVTSSGAEASPMPTSGSRKRKHKPNRQVSNKRHSVPPSDN
- the Mlf gene encoding myeloid leukemia factor isoform X3, which gives rise to MSLFRSFMGDDDMFNMFGSMHNTMRQMNSMMNSMFSDPFDMMGQNALMPHYGRNLHSDMPVSLFDSHFGRMGFENMGGNGNCHSFMSQSVMTMSSGPDGRPQVYQETTSTRMAPGGIKETKKTVSDSRTGTKKMAIGHHIGDRAHILERERNYHGDEEERQEFINLDEEEAESFNHEWQSRTRRVVGAIDGANSTTVNNVYPASEQLALPAPPTNPPASQLANRRWLPSTRRNVRSLNPTKAKFSPSSSRYSRKY
- the Polr3g gene encoding DNA-directed RNA polymerase III subunit RPC7-like, with the translated sequence MAGRNRKPTMSFSIEQLGISKGETLPAPVLQPSLSYPQLDCKPQPIQLTTEISYLIELKRDFTEYMRESPNNVQASILNEDIERFCEDIEDTNTERDKSKYEAYYDWDIMPIELKLSRKRKSRQQNVSWSKKKKDMDIAKKLAELEKTENVHQPVEEEAKEEGNEEENNEGKEIGDQVKEDEEEIDEMDDGTDYANEYFENGDNYYSEDDNDDDQFFDT